Within Aspergillus oryzae RIB40 DNA, chromosome 2, the genomic segment CCTCCGGTGTTCGGCTTTAGAAGCATCacagaataaaaaaattaaaaaaataaaaaggaaaaaaaaaagaggagagaggagaaaagcaaaaggaatTGACACCTGTGTCAGAGGAACTCAAAGGGTCAAATTGCCGACCGTCCTTGGTATCGCTCTAAACAGTCCCTTCGATTGCACGTACTCCGATAACTTCCAGTCTGGGTTGCGAGCGACAATGGATGAGCTGCCGTGCCTGCTTCACTTACTCACGTAGCAGCAGTTGGACCTTGCGCTGTCGGACCTTGTTTGCTGTATCGGATATTCCCTAACGCCGCCGCGCTGAGTTCGCGCGAGCATCACACATTATGAACTCCCAGACACCGCGACGAGAGCGGTCATCTAGCGATAAAGCCCAAGCCATGTTCGTTCCGCAGCGGCCGGGCCTTCCAGGTCGAACAATTTCTGCCCCTGCCGGTGGTCTGCATAAACTTGATTCTTCTAAAGTGGCGATAGAGACCGGGAATAAGATTGAGCCGTCTGTtatagaagaagaggaaatcatGGTATCCTCCAGAAAGAATGGGGTTCCATCTACTCGTGCTGGCGATGAGGTACAACCAAAACCATCTGTGTTGCAAGATCCAGGAAAGCGCATCGTTTCTAACCATGATGCACTGTGCAGACATCGTCGAAGCCAAACTTTCCACTTGTTACCATTGCTGTCGTTGGCCAAGACCAAGTAGGTAAAACAACATTTATTCAGAGTGCTTTGGATATGAAACAGCCCCTTTCATCACGAGCGACTACGAAGAAGATGTCGTTAGACGGGACTGTGTATCTCGTCCGCCTTTTGGAGATGAATACGAATGAGATAACAATCGGGAACGATGGCCTCCTAGAATGGCCACGAGTTGGAAACGAATCCCCGCCAGTAGACGGCGCTCTTGTCGTCCATGATATGACACGGTCTGTCGGTCTTCCTGAACTTACAAGGCTGTTAGGTATGCGGTTCTTCTTTACTATCCCCAATACCGTCTACGTGGTTGTGGTGCTTCGCCGGCGCATTTACTAATTTCCTGTATAGACACCTTAGCAGCATTTGCATTCCCGTCTGTATTGGTCGCCAGCAAATGCGACATTCAGGCTCCAGATGGGCCGCTCGAGCCTGCGTTGAAGAACTACCAGATTCACAAGACATCTCCGGAGTCGCCGCGGTCGCAAAAGATGTGTATATCAATGGTCCTGCGTGAAGTCATTAACAGTAAATATGGTAAGCCATGCCAACTACTTCATTCCGCCAATACTGCAGTGCCCTTTATTTCACGCAGCCctgaaagaggagagaatgagaccaagaagaaacTTCTGGACTGTACCGTTGCTTTCTGACTTCTCATCTCATTTCTTGGCCAAACCCCCTTGAATGGTCCGCCACGTTCTCGCTAGTTCCGTGGCGCGGCCTGAGACTAGCGTTCGCGTCCTCCCTATTCGGCCGCCGATCTTCAGGGTGCTGGCGTCGCAGCGTGCAATCCGCTTTTCGCTGCCTACTACTCGCTGGTTCAGAGCAGACTGAATACTAACAATATTTTAGACTCCATTGAAAACCCCTACTCATTCAAAACACCCTCCGCGCAGGACTGGCATCACAGCCGTGCCAACTCCGAAAACCCCACGGCTGCATCAACTGGAGCCGCGGGCGGCCCCATCACCAGTACCTTTGATCCGGGAGTCGATGGGTACGGTGAAGACCGTCAACCCACCGACCCCTCGAATTCTTCAAACCTGGCTTCCACTGCGCAAGGCTTGCGATTCTCCCGGAGCAATACGTATCCGGTGCGACCACACACACCTCCTTCAGCGACTCGGTTGAATCCACACAAAATAACAACGGCGGAGGAGTCACCGGGAAAGGATGACAGTCgacagcagcagcttcatgCCACCTGGCGAAATAGCGGTGGCTCGGATGCCTTCAACAGCTTTCTAGATATGGATAACGGAATGGAAGGGCCAGCTAGCGCTCCGTCGAGTCcggaaagcaaagaaaaggcgtCGAGCGAAGGATCTTCCAATGGATCTTCGAATGATACCGGATTCACGTTTGATGAACTCGTTGATCGGCTTGTTGCACAACCGATGTCGAAACAGGACTCCAAATTCGCGTCTATATTCCTCTGCCTTTACCGCAAGTTTGCCGCACCGTCCACCTTGTTGAATGCACTTATCAACCGATTtgaaagaaacgagaagaaTTTTACCGATCAATTGACTCGCATTGCGGACCAGTTGAGGTTACTCAATATTATGTCCACCTGGGTATCGGAGTATCCAGGCGACCTAGCCTACCCTAAGACCCGCAAGCGGATTACGGATTTTGTCTCTACTTTAGAAAAGAGCCACTTTTACATGTTTGCTGCAAAGGAGGTTGGGTCCTATCTCGAGAATCAcgcagaagacgatgatgtaGGCTGGCCATTCAGAGATGGCGACGTTGATGAATTTGACGGGCACGAGACCTTCCTCAACAACTCCGGTCGGAGCTCCCCATCCTTGTTCCTTGGCGGATCAACGATCGACGAAGGCGAGGAcaacgaagaggaagaagaccctATATACAACATGAGCGCGTTGGATCTCAGTGAAGGCGCGTCAGACCCATCTTCGAAGCTGTCGAACTCGGCTACCTTCGAGAAACCCGGCACCGTGTCGAGCCAGTCGTTCACGTTTTTGAGCATGGAGGCTGCACAGAAAGAATCTCAAAACTTAGAACTTACCCCTCGACTATCATTATCAAAAATGCAATGGCGGCAGTTCATTGAGATTCCCGACGAAGATTTCGCGCGCGAATTAACCCGTATTGACTGGATCATGTTCAACTCTTTCCGGCCACGAGATCTTGTGCGGCATGTCAGTATCTCTGGGCCGGATAAAGACAAGATCAAGAGTCTAAAGCATGTCAATCGAATGATCAAGCAGTTCAATCATCTAGCATTTTTCGTTGCTAGTGTTATCCTCTTCCGAGACAAGCCCAAGCACCGAGCGAAGGCATTAGAAAAGTTCATGAATGTTGCACAAGTGAGTTTCTATATCGcttgcattttcttcttgcacTAACCCCCGACCAGAAACTGCGTCGATTAAATAACTATAATTCCCTCGGTGCAGTAATCGCCGGAATCAACGGAACACCAGTGCATCGACTGTCGCAAACGCGCGATTCCGTGCCTGTTCAAACGCAAAAAGATTTCATGAGGCTGGTTATCCTCATGGGCACACAAAAGAGTCACTTTGCGTATCGGCTAGCATGGGACAATACCTTTTCAGAAAGGATCCCATTCCTACCACTGCACCGACGAGATTTGGTCTCCGCTGAAGAGGGGAACAAAACATTTGTAGGAGACACGAAGTCTAGGATCAACTGGCGGAAATTCGAGGTGATGGGGGAGGTTGTCTTAGGTATTCAGCGCAGCCAGAAGACGCCTTATCCCCATCTGCATAGGTATGAGGAAGCAGCCAGGCTGGTACTCGATATCAAATTATCGGGTGACGATGAGGTTAGTTTTGTTCCCCTTCCACATTTCATCTCTGCAATTTGCTGACCTGTCTAGGATTTATATGCACGCAGTTCCCAGGTCGAGCCCTCCGCTGGCGGCGAGACGGGGCGCAAAAAGTTCGGCTGGTTACGGTCGTAAGGCGCGTGATGGAaaatttcccttttctcatATTTCTGTTGTCACCCATGTCCATGAGGGTAACGATTATATGACCCAGTCATACACTTGTACTGACGAGATGCCtgatgaatgatgatgatcgtcTGGTCTatgttgtacatacatacatattgACATGTCtaaatatattattactGCAACACCTAACATAGCTCTACGTATCTCGAAGCACATAACTTGCCCCAGATGAATCACGTGATCACATACAGATTGTAGGCGGAGGTAAAACGGAAGTAGGATCCACCAAACCACCAACCAGATAAGCtcttcaacaacacctcTAAAAAGCATCTTacagacaaagacaaagaataaaaaatCAAGACGCGACACCATCAATTAAAACGAAGAAAACCCAAAATGTCCCTCCAAGCCCAAGCAAGATCCACCTACCGGGCCCTCCTCCGCGAACTCCCACGCCGCAGCCTTTCAAACCCAACGCCTCTCCACAACCGCATCCGCGAGCTCTACCGCGACCAGACCAAATCTGCGGATGAAGAAACACTGAATGCTCATATCCAGGAGGCGGACCAGTTGGCGCAGTATGCGCGCGCGCAGCGCCAATATCTTAAGCTTGTTGAACGGTATAACCCGGGCATGACGATGGATGAGCAAGAGAAGATTAGACTTACGGCTAGACGAGTTGGAATGGATTTACCTATTGAGGCTAAGGATCGGAAGGAGGAGTGAAATGGTTTAGGGGGTATACTGGTTGCCACGggatggatgggaaggtATGGTGGGAAACGGAAAAGTTATGTGGTAGACCTTGTGGGACTATATATGTATGTGGAGTTTGGGTCTCTTGTATCAATGTGTGGTTGTATCATTTATAGATTGTATATTATTCTATGGTATCTGATTCACTGACTGTGTATAATTCATGTGAAGTCCGTTCATTCATTGTGCGTCTGTCTTCGTGAtgtttttggcttttgcACCATGTATATATCGTGGGCCGTGCGGTGCGCGGAGGGTACTCTCTGCGCTGGTTGATAGGCCTTATGTGTGGACGACGTTTTTCGGCCGTTTGTGAAAGCTGTATGCTGCACATATGTCTGGATGTAGCGATCTGGGGATCTACGACGGAAAGAATCGGTTGATACCAGGTTGACTATATCAGCCACCCAGTTGGACCCGTTCCATCTGTCGCATGAGTGtgctgctgctttcttcatcttctaaCCCCACGCCCACTTCGATTGCGGTCTTGGGCCGATTCTTATTCAGTCCTTCAAGCAAAGTGCATGCCTTGCAAATCTTCTGACTCGATATATATCCGCACCGTTCGCATGTGCCCATCGTTTGCGTCTTTATGGTCTTCTGTGTTGAGCCCTTGATCCccttgttctgcttcttaCGAGGGAGGGGAACACTCTGTGCTGGCAGCTTGATCTCAACCTCTCTCGACTCCGCCGCTTCATCATcagccaacttcttctccatctccgccatctcaCCACCACGTGTCCGACCATTTTGGCTTCCACATCCACCAGTCGACTCATCATCCGCAGCTCTAGCACAGGCTTTACCCTTAATCTCCGCAGGGACAAGTTCCGCCATGTCCTCACCACTTTTAACAATATCCAAAATCGAGCTGGGCCgaatcttctccaaatccTTAATCAGCGTCCGCGCGCTACCCCGAAATGCCTCAGGCGAGTAGATACACTCGGTACTGAAATAGTCCAGCTGCTTATGATGGGCATAGAGCacaatctccttctcatacGCATACTTCAAAGGCTTACTGCGCTTGATATCCGACGCAGCCGAATCCGTAACGATACTCGTGCCCCTCGACAAGCGCGGCAGGTCACCCCGCAGCAGATTCATCATAACCGTCTCTGCAACATCATCCGCGTTATGCCCCGTAACAACATGCTTGATACCCAATCGCGCCGCACCGCGGTCTAGCGCCTGGCGTCGGAACACCCCGCAGTATGTGCAGTTGCCTTTCTTACCCACCTGCGCGACGACCTGGTCCATCGTCCACCCGTATAACTCGTCGTATCCGACGATCTCTAGTGGCATTTCATACTGCTCTGCGTTGCGTTTGACTGTCTCTAGACTGTCGTCGCGATAGCCTTTAATTCCCTCGTCGATGGAGAGGAGACAGAGATCGAGACCATAGTTGTAGCGCTCGTTCAGAGTCTTCAGAACGGAGGCAAGGACGGTGCTGTCTTTTCCACCGCTGGCACCGATGGCGACCCGTTCCCCGGGGTAGAAGAGGGAGGTGCTGGTGATCGTTTCGTGGACTTCAGTTTCGAAAACGTTGATGAAACAGGTTCGGCAGAGCTTTTCGCGATTCTTTGGTCGGATGATTACTGCCCGGTTGGTTTGGCAGTGAAAACAGGGTGAGGGCGCCATTTTCAATTGATTTTTGAGAATTAATTCAAATTGGCTTCGGGtttggaggggaagaaaatcaGTGATAATCGatagccgtctcttaggtcagcagacccaccacgcacttcggcgtgttggtctgcctcacccaaacgataattcccatctaaacgataaatttgaagctattcaagctcctatacaacatcgccttgagtatctatccaataaggtaatctagggccttccctatccacctggccagcttctgtactaggcagatcccctgtatttgtcggttgtggtggtttatcgtattccaaagctcccgtctttctaatttgcctaagaccctgtagtctttccacctcagtacgatccgcaattcggcgttttgcatcatatacagttagtggcccgtggtatttaacccttttctgtgatttccgtctatcctgaggcttccggtatcgaagatgctgctgtagatcatccttgagctgagcggctaattcagtagtttcaagcgagctttggaatacacggtcaaggcgtcgtacaaagctttgatcaagctccgggctattattaataaagctctgcgctttactaatacttcgacgaagacctcgtattgtagatggtggcgatgagcttgatggtggtggtgatggtgttgtaattatctcaagttctggagcagtttccaaagcctcacgtagagatttcatcaccttttctgaatctaagggatatagacctcgcttttcaaaggtatcccggattgtacgttgtttga encodes:
- a CDS encoding putative Ras guanyl-nucleotide exchange factor RasGEF (cAMP-regulated guanine nucleotide exchange factor), coding for MSKQDSKFASIFLCLYRKFAAPSTLLNALINRFERNEKNFTDQLTRIADQLRLLNIMSTWVSEYPGDLAYPKTRKRITDFVSTLEKSHFYMFAAKEVGSYLENHAEDDDVGWPFRDGDVDEFDGHETFLNNSGRSSPSLFLGGSTIDEGEDNEEEEDPIYNMSALDLSEGASDPSSKLSNSATFEKPGTVSSQSFTFLSMEAAQKESQNLELTPRLSLSKMQWRQFIEIPDEDFARELTRIDWIMFNSFRPRDLVRHVSISGPDKDKIKSLKHVNRMIKQFNHLAFFVASVILFRDKPKHRAKALEKFMNVAQKLRRLNNYNSLGAVIAGINGTPVHRLSQTRDSVPVQTQKDFMRLVILMGTQKSHFAYRLAWDNTFSERIPFLPLHRRDLVSAEEGNKTFVGDTKSRINWRKFEVMGEVVLGIQRSQKTPYPHLHRYEEAARLVLDIKLSGDDEDLYARSSQVEPSAGGETGRKKFGWLRS
- a CDS encoding putative PP-loop ATPase superfamily protein (uncharacterized conserved protein with similarity to predicted ATPase of the PP-loop superfamily) — translated: MAPSPCFHCQTNRAVIIRPKNREKLCRTCFINVFETEVHETITSTSLFYPGERVAIGASGGKDSTVLASVLKTLNERYNYGLDLCLLSIDEGIKGYRDDSLETVKRNAEQYEMPLEIVGYDELYGWTMDQVVAQVGKKGNCTYCGVFRRQALDRGAARLGIKHVVTGHNADDVAETVMMNLLRGDLPRLSRGTSIVTDSAASDIKRSKPLKYAYEKEIVLYAHHKQLDYFSTECIYSPEAFRGSARTLIKDLEKIRPSSILDIVKSGEDMAELVPAEIKGKACARAADDESTGGCGSQNGRTRGGEMAEMEKKLADDEAAESREVEIKLPAQSVPLPRKKQNKGIKGSTQKTIKTQTMGTCERCGYISSQKICKACTLLEGLNKNRPKTAIEVGVGLEDEESSSTLMRQMERVQLGG
- a CDS encoding LYR motif-containing protein (predicted protein), whose amino-acid sequence is MSLQAQARSTYRALLRELPRRSLSNPTPLHNRIRELYRDQTKSADEETLNAHIQEADQLAQYARAQRQYLKLVERYNPGMTMDEQEKIRLTARRVGMDLPIEAKDRKEE